gctATAGTGTCTATGGAACATCCctatctctatttttttcgtattatCAGAAATGTCACGGTTCGCTTTTAGATAATCCACGAATGTGACACGCCTTTTGACAAAGTGGACATGAACTACGTCAATGTCCAGGTTCTCAATTTTTGCTCGTTCTCATTGAAAACCTGAATATTGGCTATATAGTTCATGTCCGCTTTGTTAAAGAGCGTATTGCATTCAAGGATTATCTAAAAGCAGACTTGGACATCTCAGCCTTCTCTCTGGTATTATTCAATAGTATAATGTGTAACCCCTCACTGCCAtaaaaatttaggaaaaataaACTATAGCATGTTATCTTGTGTTTATAATACAGAGGCATTGAATTACATTTGCAGCGCAATTTTTAGCGCGTTTCAAATTATGGAATCAATCAATGGTTTAAGTGCGCCATTTCAAAAAATAGTCACGCAATAGCGTGAAAAaaagctaattaattattcgactaataaacataaagttaAGGTTGCTTATCTACTACGCCTTTTTCAGGcgacgtatgtatgtataataatagataattacacaggcacacaaaaaaaaagtggttggtccggcggactagactagtcaatccttatgtatttcgacccgctgaatccgaatctaaggtcagaattgcaaagttagctcacATTTTCaaaccacaaaaaaaattcttttttaattacacaggcaaacgaaaaaaaagtggttggtccggcggactagactagtcaatccttatgtatttcgatccgctgaatccgaatctaagatcagaattgcaaaattagctcgcattttctaacctcaaaaaaaatttttttttaaatattggtccggtgggccagactagtcaattcttatgtattttgacctgctgaatccgaatccaagatcagaattgcaaagttagctcgcatttcctaacctaaaaaaaatttttttttgagattaggaaaaaatgagctaattcagcaattctgaccttggatttggattcagcgggtcaaaatacataaggatagactagtctggtccgccggaccaacattaaaaaaaaatttttttttgaggttaggaaaaaatgagccaattcagcaattctgaccttggatttggattcagcgggtcaaaatacataagaataaactagtctggtttgccggaccaacattaaaaaaaatttttttttttttaaggttaggaaatgcgagctaactttgcaattctgaccttggactCGGATTcaacgggtcaaaatacataaggattgactagtctggcccaccggaccaatatttaaaaaaaaattttttttgaggttagaaaatgcgagctaactttgcaattctgaccttagattcggattcagcgggtcaaaatacataaggattgactagtctagtccgccggaccaaccacttttttttttgtgtgttatTTGaccgataaatgttttaaattaatagaaaaattatattcaacacCAAGATACTTTACAAAATAGGAAAaacgttaaatttatcttttttatttaattttaaagtttttttatattagtaagtaagaacataataaattgatgGCTGTAAGAATAATGCGCACACTCTTTAACGTTGTTCGTTATActgcaatttataaattaactgtaaaataaattattcagtcaaataatttaataacaagcATTGACTTCTTGTTCAAGACGTTGTTTGTAACGTTAAATTATGGAGCccaaatttatacatacatttattcttACATTACGAGCAATTGTTATCCTTAAGTGAGTTTTTATCCGATTCTTTGTTAGATGGCCACGTGATGAGGATGTGCACTATAACTACTTGCATTTTAGCATacgtgtttttatatttaggaTGTATTTTTAACTTACCGCTCGAAGTTGTGAAATGCACTTGTATATTGAAAAACTACAATTGGCGGTtattaataagagaaaaaacgGTGATAGAAAAAAAGGATGTTGACACTgtttaaggatgtatcggactgaagttcaaaatggtacaaagttgctaaaaatttgtgaaattgttcttttagtttccctaatgtactgcaaaaaattgaaaacgcatccactaaacggttgctgagttatacctattttaattttcactgattttacatggtatccttttctatcttatagaaaaagatgatcttgacggatgaaacagctaaaaaaatatagaagaaatagtactagtgttttgaatttttttgtacatctagtatatgaataaataaaaatatctgccatgtttcaattgtcttcactacatcgttttaaagaaataaaatataacttgagataattgtgcattttcactgtcaaaagtttaaacttataagtgaaaaaaattgcaaatacgtgaaaaatacctttgtaagagtaaaaataagactccaactatcgttcaagtttcttacatctagatttatTATGCGTTAggcgtaaatatttaaatatttcaaatttcatgcacttttgtctaagattgtatgtccgatacaCCCTTAAAAGTCGTGTCGTCAGTTTAATAgtcaaagttaaaataatttatacacatatgGTTTGATAACAATAAACAGCCTTTAACTTTTTCATGTACAGTGGAAACCACCGTTcccatcttttctttttcatatattagtAAAAGTTTCTTGCTATTTTATGGTATTCGGATCGGGTTTTTTgcgtttttttgtttgtagGGCCCGCTTCGCGCGGGCTCAAAAGCTCTTACTTCACGCACACACAAGTATCGCGGCTGTTTGTCCGCGGACCCTAAAACTCGCACGAAAATACAGGATGTTTCCGAGATCATTGCAgtaactttgttaaaaaattcttttttgaaacaacCTGTATTTCGAAATACCGCTTTATACATcgtcgaaatatttttctttttttttgaacATCAATTACTCTCTACCATTCTAGTTAACTTCTGAACcttcttttaaatctttaatttatccttaaatttatttattataataagatatttttaatttatttcaaaataacatgcaatatatgaaactatcgacttatatttaaactgttttattCGTTTATTCACGTATTTATAActcatttcatttttcaagTATTTGTCACAGAAGACGATTGAATAGACTCCCTctgaagatttaaattttcaattgtaaTCACCATTAAGTCGCGCTtgtgtatgtatgcataattAGTTGTTTTTGAATCCTTTATCTATCCAGCTAACCATTTGCTGCCAAATTGTTAGCAgactgctaaaaattttttgcggaATCAGGCTGCCAAAACCATGGCCTACTGTGTCCTCGAGTGCGCCCCaattgcaagcaaaaattgttatcaaatcctGATATCAAATTGGGTGCAACACCAGAGCAGATCTGTTACTAGCAATACAATGACAAATTCACGCAGCAAATTGAGAACAGatgttgcaacgtaaactcatagcagatttgcgccaaatatgtagcagatctgtattcataaatgacgacagattggcgacagatttgtcgaatcttttcattttcagttataattttatttgaaaatcgaTGTAAGCAGTCTCCtgggaagatttattaattcaggagtaggaacagattgaataatttacCCCACCCTCTCCTTAGCATCTAATATTTCCTATAAGGGGACCTCAATTGACCTATCCATTTTCTCCCTTTATATCGCAGGTATATCATCTATTCtaggtgcaattaatttcattaaatttcttgtaGTTAAAtgtcacttaaaaaaaaaaaaaaaaaaaaaaaactaccaattctgtatcataaaagtataatgtggcGGTCCTCCGCAGGCGCAACAaaggaagataatttttgcttatctTAGTCGCGCTGcgagtggtctttatgtagcgagttaactgcattttactcccgaaaGAATAGgccgcctatcgacggtgctgcactttttattgccaatttgacatttcgacagATCTGCTGCATTTCTGGTATCACTCTGTCGCGTACTTTGACGCGTACACAAATGTTGTATTTCTACAGGcaatttgctgacattgtttgcactttggtgtttgtcgtcaatctgtcatcaatactttcaataaatctgctcgcagttcactattattttgtcatgtattctgatgacagacgttgctaaatatttgctgaatatctgctAACAGTGTTTCCTAACaatgacaaaatatgtttctcatttgtcgTCTTTTTGGCAACAAaatctgttgccaacatttgtcacagcagaaatggttatcaggatatatatgtataacactGATATGTAAGCCTAATCATTTCTATGTCCATCCATTTGCTTTTagtattcaaattttacatttttttgatcAAAAATACACGCCCGTGTGAGTAGTTCGCGGAAATACAAACTAACAAATGTGCGTACTTATCGTATAATATCGTAAAATCATTAGTAATGCCGTTTACATGAGTACATCATGCCGTACTCAAGCGTGATCTTGtcctatacatgtttttaccaaacttttcataataaaaatcatgttATGTAACCCCCTATACAATGAAAATCCGATCCATATACAGGTTGTTTCATTTAAGAACctacatttcttaaagttacgCCATTCATTTATGAAACACCCTCCTGTATATGGAAAACCCAAACCTATGGCTGCCATcctcaaaaaatttggaataaaatgagaCCATTTGCAAGTGGTTCGGACCACAAATAACGGTGTAGTTCGCGGTCATACAGATAAACCCATATCCGTTACTAATCTATatagagaaaattttgaaaaaaccccgtttatgtaaaaaataaatccgtAATTTTAACCcggaagaaatttaaaacaaaatgaaacCAATTGCATAAGGATCGGACATCAAATGACGAAAATTATCGCGGACATACAGACATACAGACAactgaatttatatatataaatttttgaaaaaccctgtatatgtaaataacacttttttacattgattatttattcatttccatatacaggttgtttcataaatgtttggcgtaactttaagaaatgtaagtctttaaataaaacaccTTGTATATGGAAAAATCAATCTTATGGCAGCCTTACTCATTAAATTTCGAATAAAATGAGACCGTTTGCAAGAGATTCGGGCTACAAATGACGATGTTGTTCGCGGTTATACAGACAAACGTTTATCCGTTACTAatcaatatatagataattttttaaaaaccctGTATTTCGAAAAACCAAACCCATAGCAGCAATCCTcgtaaaatttggaataaaataagatcttTTGCATTAGAATCGGACCATAAATGATGGAGTAGTTCGCGGGCATACAGACTTCAATCATTCATACGTATATTTTGacctatcattttttaaacaccctgtttttgaaaaattcgagCCCATAGTAGCCATCCCCggaaaaaatgctaaattttgaaACCAGTTGCAAGAGGatcggaccacaaatgacggAAAAGTTCGCGGGAATAAAAACTTCAGTCataaaaacgtatatttttgcCCATCATTTTTGACAacctgtttttgaaaaattcgagCCCATGGTAGCAGTCTCCGgaaaatttgctaaattttgaCACCAGTGGCGTTAAGatcggaccacaaatgacgaAGCAGTCCGAGGAGTTACGGACATACATACATCGCGACTTATATCTATATAGATGTttcatttattgcaaaaatattgttgcgtGCCGCGTGTCGCCCGATACACCCCTGAAGCGCTAGTCAGCTGACGGACCGATCGATATTTTCGGCTGGTTGCCGgaagaatttgttatttaaataaatgaattaagcGGCTGGTTGCcgggaaatattttgtaaacaaatattgtagACAGTTTAACGTCGGACTCCTGCCGAGGAGGACGTGTCACGCGCTTTCTCTGTTGTAATAAAGCTTTTTGAGTTCCATAGACGTTTTGATTTTCTCGacgcgagtgtgtgtgtgagtgcggGAGTGTCTTTCGACGTTCCGGCgcaacattataaataaataaattgattctgaaaaatgtcttttcagaaaaaattcaatttttagcaattatttaaatgtcttTGATAGGTTATACGGAGATTTTTTggatcgctgattacgaatccgaTATCCaaagtttcaaatttaaaatggttAATTCTGTAACAAACCTCCCGTCCGCCGGCATCACCGACCGCGCGCGGTCCGGCCGAACACCCGCCGGACCGTACAAACGGGCACCGGCCCGTCCTAATCACCCGCAAAAAAGCGTCGAGACGAGGCATCGTCTCCGCTCCGCGTATTTCCCCGCACGCTCCCAACCTCCACGGGAGGGGAGCGAGTGCGGGGAAACCCGAAGATCCGCGAGGATCCCCGATCCTCCACCCAAGCCGGTATAAAAAGCCGCTCCGGTGGAGGCTGCGACACTTCTCGCTCCGACCGTACGCTGGATTCCGATCCCGACCAGAGTACGATCCTGAGAAGCTTCCTGCGACCGGCAATTAGGGTAGAGTGTTCTCTGCCTtaaccgagagctctcggtacCGCTCGCATTCTAAATCCTAGTTCGTCTCCGTAGCAGAGGGTAGAGCGTACTCCGCCTtcgccgagagttctcggctaCGGACTTTCCTTAGTCGCCCGATCACCCGGCTCGAACACAACGGGGGTGGAGAGTTCTCCGTCTCCCTCGAGAGATCTCGAGATCGACCGGCGTTTCCTCGATCACCAGAGAAATCACCGCGCAGCATAACACCCCGCGCTTCACGCCGCGCACCGCGCACCACCGATCTCGAGGCACCGGCAATTACCACCCGCCATACCGCTCGCCTCACCGCGCCACGAAACGCCGCTTCACGCGCCAGGGCATTGCCCGCCGGCCCGTCGCCGCACACCGCAACCGTCACCGAGCGAACTACGCGCCCGACAACAAAACAGCTGTTCGGCCCGCGACGCGCGACTTacacaaacacacatacacacccTACACCTGTAAATACACATTCCGTCGAACGACTCATCATACACACCGACACACTGACACATTGTAAATAGCCTGTACATAGCcacgaattattaaaatatatctattctTTATTACGGAAAAGCTGAGTCTATTGTCTCAGGGACCTTCCTACACCCGATCCTAGCAAATTAAGCCCGAGTAGGAAATACGGTCCGTtacaattcaaaatggcggatgaaAGTGAGAAAATGCCTTTTTTAGTAACAATTCGTTTTTTTCGCTTGAGGGAAGAAGACGATCAAAGGATAATAAGGTAGATAAAGGAGGAAGAGAAGTATTAGAAATGATAGGAGAATGTGGGTGAGAAATTTTCAATGGAAATGTAGCAGGAGATGAGAAGGGGGAGTTTACATACACGGGAGGTAGAGGAAGCACTGtgattgattatatttttggaGATAGAAATACGaaggaaaaaatagaaagaatgtTAGGAGACACGGTAGATTCGGATCATTTGCCAGTTGAGATAGAAGTCAAGAGTGctgagagggagagagagttAAAAGTAGAAGCATAAAGGGGGGGTCTAGAATGAAGAGGGTAAAAAACGGTTCAGGGAGGAGGAATAGGGGGAGGGTGAGAGCGGAGGTTAAATAAGGATAGGATGGAAAATAGAATCACTGAGGCGATAAAGAAGAcagagtgtgtgtgtgagagagagagagagagagagagagagagagagagagagaagaaagggAAAGAAGGTTAATAAGAGTTGGTGAGATAAGGAGTAGGTTGATAAAAAACAGATGAGAGGGAAATTAAAGAGGTGGAGAggggaaaaagaagaaacgagGAGCTTAATGGAGAAGAAAGGGAAGTATAAAgagttatgaaaaaaaaggagaatagGAAGTGGGAAAAAAGGCGGAAGAGACTAGGACAGAAAGCGAAGtttggaaaataataaatatagataagaGGAAAAAAGGTAAATAAAGGGTAGagatagaaaaatggaaagaGTATTTCATGTGCTTACTAGGAGAAATAGAAGGAGGTAAAGGGGGAAGATAAGGGAAGGGGGAGAAAAGGAGGAGGTAATAAGCGGGGAGGAGGTGAGAAGTTGAAATTAGGAAAAGCGGGAGGAATGAATGGAATTTCGAAGTATGGAATCTGAAGTATGGAAGTTGGAAGGGGGAGAGAAGCTGGATGAAAGAATTTTTGGATAGGGTGTGGAAGGAAGAAGAGTGGTCAGAGAAGTGGAAGGTGTAGTTGTGCCTCTATTAAAGAAAGGAAATAGAAAGAACGTGGAGTTATAGGAGAATAACTTTGATGTCCTCACTTTATAAAGTGTATGCGATGATCCTAGTAGAGAGGTTGAAGAAAGACATTAAGGAAAAGGGGATAATTCCAGATAATCAAGCAGGTTTTAGGAAGAATAGAGGTACAATGGATAACATTTTTGTACTGAATTATCTCATAAATAGGTAGGAAAGGAGGAAAACTGGTGGCATTATTTGTAAACTTGAAGGCGGCTTTTGACTCGGTTAGGAGGATTTTGATAAAGACGATGAAAAAGAGGAGGATAAGGAAAGGTTTGATAGAGAGggtaaaaatcttattaaggGAGATAAAAAGTAGGGTTAGAATAGGggaagagagaggggaggagtAAGACAAGGATGTCTTAAGTCCGTTACTTTTTAACGTCTTGATATCTGACTTGGAGGAGGCAATAACAGTGGAGGgtagaagaaaagagaatgtGTACGCTTGCATACGCAGACAATTTGATAGTAATAGCGGAGGAGAAGTATCAGATAAGGAGTATGATAAACTAAAAACGTACTTAGATGGAAAGAACTTGGTGCTAAACGCCgggcaataaaaaataatgagatttTAAAAAGGAGGAGTAGGGAAAGTAGAAAAAGTTGATAGTGGAAAAGAAGGAGAATAGAAGAGGTGAAGAAGCTATCTGACatgttatgcaaaaaaaacgGGGGCAAGAGGTTCAGATAAGGGATAGAGTGAGAAAGGTGTCCGCAGTGATGGATAAGGTGGGGGATTGGAAAGAGAAGGTATGGAAAGGACTGGGAGAGGAGACTGTGGTTATTCGACAGGTTAGTGTAGACAGTTATAGATTATGGAGTTGAAATATGGAgttgaaaagagagagataagcTGGAGGGGCTAGAGAAGAGATATTTAAGGTGCATCCAGCTAGGATTGGATTGGGGTACATCAGAGTATATGGTGAGAGAAGAGATACAGAGAGATAAATTGACATGTAGAGCAGGAAGAAGGGCGTGGGCATATGCAAAGAGGTTGGATGAGGGGAGGGGCAGTGGGTTGGCAAAAAAATGCTTACAGGAGATAAGAATAAAAGGTAGGACTCGAAAAATGGATGGAGAATGGAAAggaggaattttttaaacatagaGGGTGGAAATTAGAGGAATAAAGGGGGGAGGAGAGAATTTGaagctatttttaataaagatagacaGTTACAGAGAAAGGAAAGATGAAAAAGAATTAGAGAGTCGGAATATAGCAAATGGTATAAATATGTGAAAGAGGGTGGAGTGCcaggatatttaaaaaaaaaaggagagtaaGTGGAATAAAATCATGAGGTTTAGGCTAAGTAATGGGATGAGAGGGAATAGATACTGAGAgaacgaaaaaaagaaaatgtgtaGATTATAAAGAAGGGCGGTAGAGACTTGAAAgcatatgtgaaaaaaatgtagagaTTGGGAAAGAGGTAATGATAGTTGGCAGGAGGTAGTGGAGAAGATTTTAGGGGCGGAAAAAGGAGAGAGTTAGCTGAAGAAATTAGAGATggagagagaaggggagaaAGAGGGGACAAAAAGAACGAAGAGGAATAGGagaagatataataattgaatcaGAGGCAGAGGAAACAGGTGGTTGGGTTTGGGTGGGTGaatgggtgtgtgtgtgtgtgtgtgtgtggccacAGCAAAGAAGTGTCGGTTGATTTGTGTTGAATAAGTTATATGacgttttgaacatttaacgtcgtttttctgaaaaactattgtttttatggcaaaaatcaatagaacgtaaaatgtgtatttcgatgagatctacaactttttatttgaagtatttttcgaaattttcattatttatggaaataaatggaaaaaaccgTGTTTTTTATGGTTTCcgccataaaaattaaattagcgccaattttcattattatattcgtaattaGGGCGCCAAAATACAGTTTCCAAAAAATCGAAGGTATGTCGTTTCGGAAATTtatccaaaaatatatttgaaatatatcagGATTTTTTCCAgtccaaaaaaataaatgtttttattatgacACGCATTTTTGTAGCTGGAATCGCGAGAAACCCCAGTATGATTATTATACGACACAAAAGTGTGTACAACAAgagttaatgaaaattttataaatgaaatgcTAACTCTGAAAATCACATGATAGCATCTCACCATATTTCGAATATATAaccacagaaaaaaaaatccgttCTGTCGTTTAGAAACGTCCTgtcaatagttctgatgattaaattacgtaaaaaaaaattatttttacaaaacgtGTATATGCGTATgtctgtgtatgtgtgcgtgtgtgtaatTGACATCTCaggtaaacaaaattaattaaaaacatttagtcactgaaaaaaatgtacgCGTGCAGAACTATACAAGAcctgctttaaaataaatacaactgTCATTTCACGTTTAGAGACAAAAACACAAGTTTTTTTAGCaagataattgtttaaaacattgtCTAATTCTATCACCAAaactctttaataaaataatgtacgcGTTTTAAACTATACacgaactttttaaaattaacaaaactgTCAAAGTATGATAAAAGtatgtccaagatctgtgcgagagagaaaggtatatcatgatacttaCTCTCTCTGTGCATGCGTCAATATCATTACCTGCACCGCAGTTTTAATACATTTCTGCACTTCTGTACTGTTCTGTACTTAATGTACGAATTGTATATGTgtgaaaacatatataatgcCAGCCATTGTAACTTATAGCGTCCATAATACATTTGAGCATGCGCAGAGAGGGCAAGtatcatgatatctttctttctcgcacagatcttggactcactttcagtgctggcatttctcctccatgtatatgtACTCAAAGATATTTCTTATATCTGCAAGAATTGAGGTTAGTACTTTGtatgtgaaaattaataaccTAGTTGTTAGATTGTTCTAAAATTCTCTttcaattaattcattaaagttGATACTCAATAATGTTTACATTGCTAATTTATTAGATTCATGTCTATAACTTGCAATTTTCActtttgattataaatttccaCTAAtatgagtttttatttttcaaaaacctattaattaaattttatgcatttttaatgatattttttgtttatattaaaaatttaaaaaccaatgaaccaaaactttttttatattaatataatttttaataataaactttgaacaaatttaattttttttgtttagaagATGTAACATTGATAAGAGTAACACATCTTaacatattactttataataagataaataatatattataagtttaaCAATTTCAGTATTCTTCAGTTtaagaatattgtaatataaacagTCATAAAAAGGTTCAAAATGTTTACTTTACATGATATTTGAATGTATACATAacctttaaaaatatgtacttttaCATTCCTATACCAAAAACTTTTACAAAGTCAAGTATGATCTCCCTaactaaagttttatttatttttgtttatttttgtttatctcatattttaaacttgtaaaattttaactaataagtaaaatatgcGCAATACCATATCAATAATATCAATTCTTCATCAGAACCATCTATCCATAAATCAGAACTGACAAGCTATCAGTGGTAATCAATTCCATTgcactataaataatattatttgcatttattgtcatttctaaaaatcaaattttttaattaaaatatactcaaagatttaattcaaaactatttaaattataaataacctagttttttcagtttttcaaTTTGAGAATGCAATCTGAGTAGTTCACTACGCAGATATTCTTTCCATAAAATATGTCACGTGATTAGCAGATGAGATACGCTAATCATGTAAATGTGCTAATCAGTGGATGAGTTACGCTAATCAATGGATGCGTTAATCGCTGTGTACGCGAATGCACTCTtctaaatatgcaaaattaatcaaaattcgattaatatgttaaattttgattcCAGAATATTGATCATATAGAGCCACAATTAGCATCACACAAAAAGCTAGTGGATTGTTTGACTGAATAactcattttaatttgtaaactgcaatattaaaaagctTGCATAGTATCtttagttataaatttatcatgttcctacttattgatatcaaaaactttaaatttaaatttaaaaaaaagtgactCGAGTAACAATTTTCCTTATCAGAAacattttacacataaaaatacacaaatttataaaattagaagaaaatcaGAGGCGAGAGcattatattgcatattaaCCCAAAGCAGTATGCATTCAGTTAGCACTATAATTCAATGGGTAGAACAAATAAAAGTATCCGTTACTTACAGAAAGCGAATCTTCCCCAACTAAACTAGAAGCGACTGCTAATATGTTAggagaataaaatttctcataCATCGAACTTGCTTGACAAGTGTCAACCACAAACAAAATTTCATGGTATCTTCGTTTTTGCCACATTTGCTCCAAAGCATCTCCTAACTCCTGACTAGTGATTTCTTCAGAAtcttgaaactttaaaaatcCATTACCACCATGGccagttaaataaattaagatatttgaACCCTCgtctgttaataattttttagatctcGGAGTTTCCTGAACTAAGCGTCCAGTCAGCagccttacaaaattttcgacTGTTACTTCATAACCTCTATAGTCAACTTCGACATCGTCGCcataaacattaatatgttGTTTGATGTTGTTGAAAACAGTCGCTGGTCTAGGATTCCTCGGATTACACGCCATATCATCGGCTATCATAAGAATAATTTGCGAATCTGGTATTCCTAAACGTTTGACACTTCGGTAGATAGACAAAACATTTGCAACATGTCGATAATTGAACCAGAATCGTGACGTATCAACCAAAACTGCCCAATTGTTGGAATGTTCAGTTTTTGCAAAGTTATCCggtatctaaaattttaataaaaactaataaaaaacgaaaaaattaaatgttttcttaaagaaataaatattaaagaaatcaCCTCCCACGTATAACACGacactaaaagaaaaattagcaTTGTCATAAAGGAAATCAAATACATCTTGATACATACAATGTATGTttccttaatattttatattataattttaccgAAATCCGACTGCGCCTGTTTactggcctagtttacatcgtcaaaaccttagta
This DNA window, taken from Monomorium pharaonis isolate MP-MQ-018 chromosome 6, ASM1337386v2, whole genome shotgun sequence, encodes the following:
- the LOC105832591 gene encoding putative GPI-anchor transamidase, which translates into the protein MYLISFMTMLIFLLVSCYTWEIPDNFAKTEHSNNWAVLVDTSRFWFNYRHVANVLSIYRSVKRLGIPDSQIILMIADDMACNPRNPRPATVFNNIKQHINVYGDDVEVDYRGYEVTVENFVRLLTGRLVQETPRSKKLLTDEGSNILIYLTGHGGNGFLKFQDSEEITSQELGDALEQMWQKRRYHEILFVVDTCQASSMYEKFYSPNILAVASSLVGEDSLSHHVDPAIGVYIIDRYTYYALNFLEKVEPSSTKTLGEFLKVCPRDYCLSTVGVRRDLFRRDPDKVPVTDFFGSLRPVELTTNIINILPVKSNHTKTQEIEKKYNYVAQFPQVSLYT